TCCGTTCAAGGTACTGGAATGGGCGTTCCTTCGATTTCCATTTATGTAAACGAGTTAATCGAAAGCTATGATGTACAAAAATTAATTCGCGTTGGTTCTTGCGGAGCTTTACAAAAAGATGTTCAAGTTCGTGATGTGATCTTAGCTTCAACATCTTCTACTGACTCTCAAATGAATCGGATGACATTTGGCGGCGTTGACTTTGCCCCAACAGCTGATTTTGGATTATTAAAAGCAGCCTATGAAGCAGGAGAACAGAAAGGTCTTTCTTTACAAGTTGGAAATGTTTTCACAAGTGATAGCTTCTACCGTGATAATGCCATGGACCTGTTTAATCAGCTAGCACATTACAATGTACTAGCCGTAGAAATGGAAACAACGGCATTATACACATTAGCTGCTAAATTTAACCGTCAGGCATTATCCGTGTTAACGGTAAGTGATCATATCATTACAGGTGAGGAAACAACTTCTGAAGAACGTCAAACAACCTTCAATGAAATGATTGAAATTGCCCTAGAAGCTGCCATTCAAGAATAGTAAGAACAAAAGCGCATGCGCCCGTTTAGCGACGTATGTGCTGCGGCCCACCCGATGTGTGGTTGGTTCGATGTTGCTGCACGATGCAGCTAGGTTAATCGAACTTCTTTCTTAATTTGATGAAGGTCGCTGGGCGCTGGAGCTAGACTTGTAAGCGCTAGAACTTTCTTTACTTTATAAATAATTACCCAACACTCCCACAAAGGTGTTGGGTTTTTTATGGGATTAATAAGACGCAATATACATGCAGGTCAAGCACGAAATTCCTCTCATCACATATAGTGTACGTGAAAAGGAGGCTGGAGATCGTGTACCCCTACTATCCAAATCCGGTATATTTCATCCCTTATACACCACATGCATATATTAGGAATGGTTATCACCCTCAACCCCGCCCCACCTACCCTGAAGTCAATACAGAACAACTCACCGAATCTGCAAAATCGTTTCAAGAATTGATGAAAGATGCGCAAATGGTATTACAAGAGTTCATATCCTCCCATCAATTCTCTTTTGAAGTAATAGATGCTGCACAGAAATCTAAGGATGAAAAAGTAAAACAATTGATTAAGAGCACGGGAATAAAACACCCTGTAGATATTCATTACAACCCTGACAGTCTACGCCTAACCTTTCGTGCTAAACAAAACGATATAGATTGTTGTAAATTAACTATGGCGCTACACTGGTAGTAAAAAACAGAATGGTTTGACACCGACAATAGTTGTTTCTTTTATAGTACCTTTATTTTTGTGATAAAAGTATTTAAGTATATGTAATAATAAAGAACTGCATTATCTGTAAATCGATTAATTAATTAACTAATAAATTTTTTCCCATTACTCTTCACCTGATTACTGAGAAGATAAAGGAAACACGAAAAACGAAGTGATTCGATGTTAATTTATCGTACGGAGGCGAGGGAACATACTAATCGCTGGGCGCTAGAACTGGACATCGCATCTATACTTTTTTATGTTATACACAAGCCAACATTTTTCAGTAGTACGCTAGACAAGAAAAATAAAAAACTGTCTCTAACCCATGGCTAGAGACAGTCACTCTTATGATTATAAGTTTAGTATATAAGTTGCTAATGTATTGGCCATAACGCCTGTCGGGCCTTTTGGACCTAGATCATAATCCGCTTCAGCATTAGATGTACCTGCAATGTCTAAGTGAACCCATGGGGTTTGCTCTGCAAATTCAGCTAGGAATGACCCAGCCATGATTGCATGTGCTTTTCGGCCAGGGGAATTATTTAAATCTGCAATAGGCGTAGAGCGAACTTTGTCTTTATAGATATCATTGTAAGGTAATTGCCATATTGGTTCGTCCGCTACCTTAGAAGAAGCATCTATTTCAGAAAAGAATTCCTGATTATTGGTCATCGCTCCAGTCACCCAATCACCTAAAGCCACTACAACTCCACCAGTTAATGTGGCTACATCGATTAACTTTTCAGCCTTATGATGCTTA
The genomic region above belongs to Pontibacillus yanchengensis and contains:
- the deoD gene encoding purine-nucleoside phosphorylase — encoded protein: MTVHIGANKGDIADKILLPGDPLRAKYIAENFLEDATCYNEVRGMYGYTGTYKGQRISVQGTGMGVPSISIYVNELIESYDVQKLIRVGSCGALQKDVQVRDVILASTSSTDSQMNRMTFGGVDFAPTADFGLLKAAYEAGEQKGLSLQVGNVFTSDSFYRDNAMDLFNQLAHYNVLAVEMETTALYTLAAKFNRQALSVLTVSDHIITGEETTSEERQTTFNEMIEIALEAAIQE